In a single window of the Nicotiana tomentosiformis chromosome 8, ASM39032v3, whole genome shotgun sequence genome:
- the LOC138897647 gene encoding uncharacterized protein → MCQRADCTIEDLKRWEKNAKAKKWLVCGLGPNEYIIIQSCATAKQIWDTLQVAHEGTPQVKRSIRTRMYSQYKNFAMKEGETIQEMYTRFTTLTNALKSLGTIILKEDRVEKILTRVLPITWESKIIAIQESKNISTLPLDELIRNLTAYELR, encoded by the coding sequence atgtgccaaagaGCGGATTGCACTATTGAGGACTTGAAAAggtgggagaagaatgctaaagctaagaaatggcttgtttgtggacttggtccaaaTGAGTACATCATAATCCAAAGTTGTGCCACTGCTAAGCAAATTTGGGACACACTGCAAGTGGCTCACgaaggaacacctcaggtgaaAAGATCCATAAGAACTCGAATGTATTCTCAGTATAagaactttgctatgaaggaaggagaaaccattcaagaaatgtacacaaggttcactacactGACAAATGCGCTAAAATCTCTTGGAACGATTATTCTTAAAGAAGATAGAGTCGAGAAGATACTGACTAGGGTTTTGCCTatcacttgggagagcaaaatcattGCCATTCAGGAATCGAAGAATATTTCCACTCTCCCACTAGATGAATTAATTAGAAATCTCACTGCCTATGAACTTAGGTga